The window TTGGATTTTTTTGACAAAAATTCAAAAAAAAGCTTAACCATTTCGTCTTTTTTTGTTTCGTTTTCTTTTCTTTTCTTGCAAAAAACTATTTTTTTACTTACAGCCTATGCTTTCCTTTTTATGTATGAATTTCTTAGAAAAAAAATAGCTATCAAACAAATTGTGTTTTTTGTTTTAGTTTTTTTAATTCCACAGTTTATTTTTATTCTATGGCTGTACATTAATAACGCTTTGCCTGATTATATTCTAACTAGCTGGCAAATGAACGTAGCTCGCAAAGATTCAGTTTCTCCTTTTTGGATTGTAAAAAGTATTTATGGTTTAGCGTTTTTTGGTAGCTGCATTATTTCTAGTCTAGGGATACTGAGTATCAAAATATTTACTCAAACTCAAAAAAAACTTGCCTTTTTAAGTTTAACCTTATTGGCTTCAGTTTTTATTGTTCCATATGCTTATTTGCAATATTTTTTATTTAGCATTCCGCTGCTTATTATCAATTTAGCATTATTTAGTGCTTACTTTTTAAAAAAAATACAGAATATTTTTAATATACATATTGTTTTCATTTTGATCTTGGGTTCTATTGTCCTCTTTTTCATACATCCTTATTTACAGGAAACTAAATTATTTGCCCTAGTTTTTTTTATTTTTGCTTGTATAGCCATGTACCTTATTAAACCTAAGGCTATGTATACATATGCAGCTTTATCTATATGTCTAACCCTGTATTTTTGCCCTACATATCTTCATTATTCCCATCTTTGGAAGCAAAATAAAACTAATATTAAACAGCGTAAGATCATTGATTTAGTTGTTAAAAACACCAAACCAGAAGATATGGTTTATGACGGCAATATCAACTATAATTTATTCCGTCCTGATCTACATTATTTTTGGTATTCAATTAAAGAAAATAGAGGCCTAGGAACATACAATCGGCTAACTAATAATAAATATGGAAATTTTAATCTTTGCAGCTTGATTGAAAATCAAAAACCAGCAGTAATTTCAGGCTTTGGTTACAACATTGATCAATGTGGTTTGAAAAAATACTATCAAAAAATTATAACTAAGAAAGATTATGTAGTTGCTATTTATGTAAGAAAAGATTTAAATATTTCACCTACTGAACTTTAAACCATGCAAAAAATAAATAAAACCATAGCCCACTATTTCACTTACTTGCTTTTAGCAATCTTATTTATTCTAAGTATTAATCTGTCTTACAATGCTATTTTTAGACATTTTGACCATGATGAATATGAACACATTCATACTACCTGGTACCTTACTCAAAGCCAACTCCCATACAAAGATTTTTACCAACACCACAATCCTCTGTTTTGGTACGCCTTAGCACCAATAGTTGCTATTTTTAATAGTAGCTCTTCGGTTTTGATAGCTGGGCGAATTTTCATGCTTTTACAAGTCTTAGCTATGGGTTTTTTAGTTTTTAAAATCACTAAGCTTATTACTAAAAATATTCAAACTTCACTACTAGCTCCTATTTTTTTATTTTCAACTCCATTTTTCATTGAAAAAAGTTATGAGATCCGTCCCGATGTGCCACAGGTCCTTTTTGGACTAGCTTCTATCTACTTTCTCTTTCATTTTCTGGAAACTAAAAGAGTGAAATCTTGGATCTTATCAGCCGTACTTGCCACTTTTTCTTTTCTTTTTTTACAAAAAACTATTTTTTTACTGATAGCCTATGTTCCGGTTTTTTTATATTTACTAGTTACTAAAAAAATAGCTATTAAACACATTTTGTTTTACGGCTTGGCATTTTTAGCTCCTCTTTTACTTTTTGCTATTTATTTATATGGTAATCAGATATTTCCTGATTATATTCTAACTAACTGGCTAATGAACAATAGTCGCACTGATTCTTTCTCGCCCACTTGGATTATAAAGACTAATTATGGAGCCTTTTTCTTTAGTATAACTATAATTAGCTCAATTGTTCTTTTACTTTTCAAAAAGTTTTCGCTTTCTACAAAAATCGTTGCTTTTTTGGCTCTTGCCTTACTAGCATCTATATTAATGGTAAACTATCCCTATCTTCAGTATTTTTTATTTCCATTACCATTACTTAGTGTTTGTTTGGCGATTTTTATCAGCAAAATTCATTTAAAATTTAATCCTAAATCAAAGCTTATATTCACTATTTTAGGATCAATTGGTATTTTAGCCTTATCTTTTTTTTATGGGAAATGGCAAATTACATTGCCTGTTTTTATAGTTTTAATTATTTTGTCTGCAATATATTTGGGTTTGCATTATAAAAAGTTGGTTTATGGGCAAATTCCCCAACTTTGTTTGATTATTTTATTGATTTTACCTGCTTATTATTTTTCTTATGAAACTGCTACTCAAAAAAGCAACAGCTTAGATCGAAAAGTGATTGATTTGGTTCTTACCAATTCAAGACCAACTGATAAAGTTTATGACGGCAATATCAACTATAATTTATTCCGTCCTGATCTACATTATTTTTGGTATTCGATTGGCAAAGACAGGGGACTGGATACGTATAATCGTTTGACCAATAATAAGTATGGTGACTTTAATACCTGCAATTTAGTTATAACGTATAAACCTAAATTTATCTCTGACTATGGTTTAGATATAAAAACTTGCGGCCTGGAAGGAACATATATGGAAGTAATTAATCGAGGCCAGTATTTAGATGCGATTTATATCCGTAAAAACTAAGACTCTATTCATCTCTCAATATCCTCGCGTATAATACTTTTACTATGTTTGGCAAAAAACTTTCCCCAAAACTATTACTTTTTCTTCCAATTGCTACTTATCTAGTTTCTTACATTTACTTGGCTTTTTATCATCATAAATTTTGGCTTTGGAATGTAGTAGTTCATGAAGGCGGGGAATATACCCTACTACAAACCACTTTATATGCTTCACATTTTTTAGGCCATATTCCTGTTCACACCCTTTTGGCCTTTTTGCTCCTTGGTTTGTATTTAATTCTTACCAAGCCTAAAACTATTAGCTCAAACCATATTTCCAGCTTTATATTAATAGTTTTACTCTTAGCTTTTCTCGCTACCTCAGTACTTATCAGCAACAATCTGTTTGGCTGGCACGACACTTGGCTTTATATCGCACAAGGCAAGCAAAGCCTAGCAACATACGGGGAAGGTGGTTCCTGGAATTTGCATATCCCTAGCACCATGTTACTTTTTTTCTTACTCCCGATGTATGTTTTGCTTATAAAATATTTGTTTTCGAGAAAGATCGAATTTTCTAAACAAGGCTTGAGTTTAATTGCTATTGCCTTTGGTCTTTTTGTAGCTATGACTTTACTGGTTAATACCAATCCTATTAGTGCTATTATTTCAATTTGGCAAACCCCTCGCTACCTAGCTCACAGCATCCGGGAACTGGCCACTTTCCCTCTCACCTATTTTCCAATTCCTTTGTATTTTTATATAAGAAATGAAGCTAAAGCTAAAAATCAAGTCAAATTAAACAAAGTAACTCTAATTATCATCTTACTTTTTTTCATTGGGTTTTTAGGGATTTTGTATCAAGCTGTAATCTCTTTACATAGCGATGTTGGTTCTATTGCCCAAAAGCCTGATTTTGCTAAAAATGGCGAACTTTCTATTATCTATTTACTCGCCTCACATTATTTTGAACATTTTCTCGATACTATTTATTTCACCTTGTTAAGCCTGTTGCTTTATATTCAGGCAATTAAACTTTTTCATTATGAAAAATAAATCTTGGCTCATTCATTTTTTTTCTCTTGGTCTTGGGTTTTTCCTGCTTTTTTTGTTAATTAAAAAAATTGGCACTAATGATTTTTGGCAAATCTTAAAACATACTTCCTTGCTTTGGCTGTTAATTGCTATTGCTACATATTGTTCGTCTTGGTTTTTTCGAACTTTACGTTTACAAAAATTTACGACTTTCAACCAGGGGCAAATTTCCTTTTTTAATCTTTTTAAACTACGGATTTCTGGCTTTGCCCTCAATTCATTGTTACCGGGAAAACTAGGTGATGCGGCCACTATTGGCTATCTTAAACTTCATGGTCTTAAAATCGGTCCTAGTGCTGCCATTGTGTTCCAAGTTAGAGTTTTAGATTTATTGTCTTTTATTTTACTGTCCCTACCGGCTTTACTTCTTTTTAAAGATAAAAGCAATCAGCCACTCAACCAGCTTTTACTTGTCAGTGCTATTGTTATTTTAATAATTTTTGCAATTACACTAACCGATAAACACACCGGTTTTGGGCGGTGGTTTCGGCTTTTTGGCAAAAGATTTTCCAATTTAAAACTGCAAAAAGTTTTTGATAAATTAGCTGATTTATATGAAAGCTATACCGCCATGGTTGCTCACAAACGTTTTCTGATAATCTCAATTTTGTTATCACTACTTATTTGGTTTATTGAGGGTCTAACGGCTTTTGTAGTTGCCAAAGCCATTGGTAGCACTATAAGCTTGCCGCTACTTATTGTTGCTTTGTCACTGGCTAATATTAGTAAAATTTTTCCTATTACTCCGGGTGGCATTGGTATTTATGAAACCGTTTTTGCTAGTAGTTTAAGTTTTTTTGGGATTCCTTTTGATCAAGCCTTAATGGTGGGAATTTTTGATCATAATTTGAAAAAATTATTTAATATTGTCATCGGCATTCCTTTTACTAGCACTACCAGTAAGAAATTTTTAAAACTATGAAACAAATAGCTAAACACAGTAAAAGCGAAGCCATTAACATCCTGACAAGTCTATTGATTTTTTGTGTTTTATTTCTTCATCGCGGTTTTTACACCATGAAATTTATTAGTGTTTCAAATTTTGGTTTTAATGCTCTGGCTTACTTTGCAGTAGGTGGTTTTATTTTTCTTTCCGGCTATAAGCTCACTAAATCAAAGCTGCAGAACTCTTTTACTGCCTTTTGGAAAAACCGCTTTACCAGAATTTATCCTTTATATCTTTTAGCTATTATTAGTTATGTTTTAATCATTTATTCAACAGCTTCATGGCAAGAAATAGTCAAACACTTGCTGCTAATTCAAATTTTTATTCCTCATCTTCTGGGTCAAAATTTTCTGACACTCTATTTTGTGGGTCTTATTTTTGCTTATTATTTGTTTTTTAGCCTGACCAAATCGTTGCTTAAAAAACCACTGTTGTTTTTACTGGCCTATGGAATTGCTATGACAAGCATTGTGGGCGCAGCTTTTCTGACCCGTAATTCTTGGCAGCTTATTGAACCACGCCTTATCTTATATTTGACCATGTTTGCTGGCAGTATGCTTTTTGCTTATTATGAGGAATTTTTACCAAAAGCTAAACCGTTTATTATCGCTCTTAGCTTTATAATTCCCATACTGTGTTTGCTTTTACTCAAACACCATAGCTTACTGGAACCAGCTCATTTTTTTGCCAAACCTGGGTTTATTACTCTTATAATTGCTCCAATTTTTATAAGTTTTTATTATGGTTTTATCAATTTACCTTTCAAAAAAAATAGGCTAACTCAAGCAGCGGCTTACATTTCTCAAGCTTCATTTGCTATGTTTTTGTTTCACCGCCCTATTTGGGAACTCATGAAAAAAATCTACCCAACTTACTGTTTTACCCAATGGCTCTTTATTCTTGGCTTGGGAATCCCGCTTATCATCATAGTTTCGGCTCAAATCCAAAATAGTTACACCAAACTTCTTGGTAAATTGCAACAATAGCATTGCGATTTTGTAAAATAATAAGTTGATTAATTAGACTAGCTACGCTAGTATGTAAGCCTGTATGAAAGATAATTTTTGGCAAAATAAAAGAGTTTTAATTACCGGTGCTCACGGCTTTTTAGGTAGCCACTTAGTAAGGCAGCTGAAAAAACTAAAACCTAGGCAGTTGCGAATTCCTACTTCTAAAGAACTGGATCTGACTCAAAATCAAAATTGTATCAAGGCCGTTGAAAACAT of the Candidatus Beckwithbacteria bacterium genome contains:
- a CDS encoding glycosyltransferase family 39 protein — its product is MQKINKTIAHYFTYLLLAILFILSINLSYNAIFRHFDHDEYEHIHTTWYLTQSQLPYKDFYQHHNPLFWYALAPIVAIFNSSSSVLIAGRIFMLLQVLAMGFLVFKITKLITKNIQTSLLAPIFLFSTPFFIEKSYEIRPDVPQVLFGLASIYFLFHFLETKRVKSWILSAVLATFSFLFLQKTIFLLIAYVPVFLYLLVTKKIAIKHILFYGLAFLAPLLLFAIYLYGNQIFPDYILTNWLMNNSRTDSFSPTWIIKTNYGAFFFSITIISSIVLLLFKKFSLSTKIVAFLALALLASILMVNYPYLQYFLFPLPLLSVCLAIFISKIHLKFNPKSKLIFTILGSIGILALSFFYGKWQITLPVFIVLIILSAIYLGLHYKKLVYGQIPQLCLIILLILPAYYFSYETATQKSNSLDRKVIDLVLTNSRPTDKVYDGNINYNLFRPDLHYFWYSIGKDRGLDTYNRLTNNKYGDFNTCNLVITYKPKFISDYGLDIKTCGLEGTYMEVINRGQYLDAIYIRKN
- a CDS encoding flippase-like domain-containing protein, with the translated sequence MKNKSWLIHFFSLGLGFFLLFLLIKKIGTNDFWQILKHTSLLWLLIAIATYCSSWFFRTLRLQKFTTFNQGQISFFNLFKLRISGFALNSLLPGKLGDAATIGYLKLHGLKIGPSAAIVFQVRVLDLLSFILLSLPALLLFKDKSNQPLNQLLLVSAIVILIIFAITLTDKHTGFGRWFRLFGKRFSNLKLQKVFDKLADLYESYTAMVAHKRFLIISILLSLLIWFIEGLTAFVVAKAIGSTISLPLLIVALSLANISKIFPITPGGIGIYETVFASSLSFFGIPFDQALMVGIFDHNLKKLFNIVIGIPFTSTTSKKFLKL
- a CDS encoding acyltransferase, whose amino-acid sequence is MKQIAKHSKSEAINILTSLLIFCVLFLHRGFYTMKFISVSNFGFNALAYFAVGGFIFLSGYKLTKSKLQNSFTAFWKNRFTRIYPLYLLAIISYVLIIYSTASWQEIVKHLLLIQIFIPHLLGQNFLTLYFVGLIFAYYLFFSLTKSLLKKPLLFLLAYGIAMTSIVGAAFLTRNSWQLIEPRLILYLTMFAGSMLFAYYEEFLPKAKPFIIALSFIIPILCLLLLKHHSLLEPAHFFAKPGFITLIIAPIFISFYYGFINLPFKKNRLTQAAAYISQASFAMFLFHRPIWELMKKIYPTYCFTQWLFILGLGIPLIIIVSAQIQNSYTKLLGKLQQ